A single Xenopus laevis strain J_2021 chromosome 3S, Xenopus_laevis_v10.1, whole genome shotgun sequence DNA region contains:
- the tmem243.S gene encoding transmembrane protein 243 S homeolog, with the protein MEDYTTRTYGTGGLDNRPLFGETSARDRIINLVVGGLTSVLVLVTMVSAFVFPHTPPKPVNIFFAICIFLCSITGIILIFWYRQGDLEPKFRNLIYYILFSIIMLCICANLYFHDVGK; encoded by the exons ATGGAGGACTACACCACCAGAACCTATGGAACTGGGGGCCTAGACAACAGACCTTTGTTTGGGGAGACCTCAGCAAGA GACAGAATCATTAATCTAGTTGTTGGTGGACTAACATCTGTGCTTGTACTT GTAACAATGGTCAGCGCTTTTGTTTTTCCACATACCCCACCGAAACCAGTGAATATCTTCTTTGCCATCTGCATTTTCTTGTGCTCAATAACTGGAATTATTTTA ATTTTCTGGTACAGACAAGGTGATCTAGAACCAAAATTTAGAAATCTCatctattatattttgttttcaattatCATGTTATGCATATGTGCCAACCTATATTTTCATGATGTGGGGAAATGA
- the meig1.S gene encoding meiosis expressed gene 1 protein homolog: MSASEAKPKSMTRAKQWSDEIENLYRFQTAGYRDEVEYRHVKQVEMVDRWPETGFVKKLQRKDNTFYYYNKKRECEEKEVNKVKVYAY, translated from the exons ATGTCTGCCTCTGAAGCAAAACCAAAGTCAATGACTCGTGCAAAACAATGGTCAGATGAGATAGAAAATTTGTACAGGTTTCAGACTGCTGGATACAGAGATGAAGTGGAATACAGGCATGTAAAGCAAGTTGAAATG GTGGATCGATGGCCTGAAACTGGATTTGTGAAAAAACTTCAAAGAAAGGATAATACGTTTTACTATTACAATAAAAAGAGAGAATGTGAAGAAAAAGAAGTCAATAAAGTTAAAGTATATGCCTATTAA
- the dclre1c.S gene encoding protein artemis isoform X2 produces MKGLRAPFLKRRLQCSLKVNLYCSPVTKELLLTNPKYAFWENRMISIEIDTPTQISLVDEATGDKEDVVVTLLPAGHCPGSVMFLFQGNGGTVLYTGDFRLAKGEVARMELLHSGNRVKDIESVYLDTTFCDPKYFQIPSREECLFGILELVRSWITLSPYHVVWLNCKAAYGYEYLFTNLSEEFGAKVHVNMLDMFKNMPEILCHITTDRRTQIHACRHPVNEAFMRGNRMPCGMLSDDGIPLHVISIKPSTMWFGERTRKTNVIVRTGESSYRACFSFHSSYSEIKDFLGYILPMNVYPNVIPVGKSIEYVESILKPLCRSYSDSSVVKYKPLGALKRVRHVDAQDTDKDGIDSLFDDYPLTHVRNKIARDLHWNSKQCGPISSAVHKENARPAGNPTDMSVNTVLPVDYIDCEESNGEDEDEEEEGTEEASSKIIETSQVETASRNSGDIDLKQATTNAEESDVPEWSSFFRPQILGKVDVSDTDTEHNPASGDGMASLSPKLFSDSDDDSTHISSMNSSQSTHISEQGSQGWDSQADTVLLSSQEKRAAELCVTHRYSTLSAIDESAIPEASGVNESPNLKLNDQTVDLVTTSPTKVFGIPKAKYTDDSSLLNSELKSDSQSSSDFDIPSTPGTEQPQADKLQHVYKRLAMGDNVL; encoded by the exons ATGAAAGGACTGAGGGCTCCGTTTCTGAAACGAAGACTGCAGTGTAG cCTTAAGGTTAACCTGTACTGTTCCCCAGTCACAAAAGAACTTCTTCTCACAAATCCAAAGTATGCATTCTGGGAAAATCGTATG atATCTATTGAGATTGACACTCCAACTCAGATTTCTTTGGTCGATGAAGCAACAGGTGAT AAAGAAGATGTTGTGGTCACACTTTTACCTGCAGGTCACTGTCCAGGATCAGTAAT GTTTTTGTTCCAAGGAAACGGCGGCACCGTTCTGTATACAGGTGATTTTCGGCTTGCAAAAGGAGAAGTGGCGCGTATGGAGCTTCTACACTCAGGAAACAG agtgaaaGACATAGAGAGTGTTTATTTGGATACTACGTTTTGTGACCCTAAATATTTTCAGATTCCTAGCAGG gaaGAATGCTTGTTTGGAATTTTGGAGCTGGTTCGAAGTTGGATCACACTGAGTCCTTATCATGTTGTGTGGCTCAACTGTAAAGCAGCTTACGGCTATGAGTATTTATTCACAAACCTTAGTGAGGAATTTGGAGCAAAG GTCCATGTGAATATGTTAGACATGTTTAAAAACATGCCTGAAATCCTGTGTCATATAACAACTGACCGCCGGACACAAATACATGCCTGCCGACATCCTGTG AATGAAGCGTTCATGCGAGGTAATAGGATGCCCTGTGGAATGCTCTCAGATGATGGCATCCCTCTACATGTCATCAGCATTAAACCATCCACTATGTGGTTTGGGGAAAGGACCAGGAAGACCAATGTGATTGTAAG GACTGGAGAGAGTTCCTATCGTGCTTGTTTTTCTTTCCATTCCTCATACAGTGAG ATTAAAGATTTCCTGGGATACATCCTGCCCATGAATGTTTATCCTAATGTGATTCCTGTGGGGAAATCAATAGAATATGTAGAAAGCAT CTTAAAACCTCTATGTAGATCTTATTCTGACAGTTCAGTGGTAAAGTATAAACCACTTGGAGCCCTGAAGAGAGTGAGACATGTGGATGCTCAAGACACAG ATAAAGATGGTATTGATTCTTTATTTGATGATTATCCATTGACTCATGTGAGGAACAAGATTGCCCGAGATCTCCACTGGAACTCAAAACAGTGTGGCCCTATTTCATCTGCAGTCCACAAAGAGAATGCCAGACCTGCAGGTAACCCCACTGACATGTCAGTCAACACAGTCTTGCCGGTAGACTATATTGACTGTGAGGAATCTAATGGGGAGGACGAAGATGAGGAGGAAGAAGGTACGGAAGAAGCATCCTCTAAGATAATAGAAACTTCACAAGTTGAGACTGCTTCCAGGAATTCTGGTGACATTGACTTAAAACAAGCAACAACTAATGCAGAGGAAAGTGATGTACCTGAATGGAGTTCCTTCTTCAGGCCTCAAATCTTGGGAAAGGTTGATGTCTCAGATACAGATACAGAACATAATCCAGCATCTGGAGATGGTATGGCTTCCCTCTCACCAAAATTGTTCAGCGATTCCGATGATGATTCTACTCATATTTCCTCCATGAATTCCTCTCAGTCAACTCACATCTCTGAACAAGGTAGTCAAGGATGGGACAGTCAAGCTGACACTGTCCTGCTATCTTCTCAGGAAAAGAGAGCTGCAGAACTGTGTGTTACACATAGATATTCTACTCTATCTGCTATTGATGAGTCGGCGATTCCTGAAGCCTCCGGAGTTAATGAGTCTCCAAACCTGAAGCTCAATGATCAAACTGTTGACCTTGTGACCACATCTCCTACTAAAGTATTTGGAATTCCTAAGGCAAAATACACAGACGATAGTTCATTACTGAACTCTGAGCTAAAGTCAGACTCCCAAAGTTCTTCTGATTTTGACATTCCTTCTACTCCTGGAACTGAACAACCACAAGCAGATAAACTGCAACATGTGTATAAGAGGCTTGCAATGGgagataatgttttatag
- the tmem243.S gene encoding transmembrane protein 243 S homeolog isoform X1 has translation MTEEASPFIMEDYTTRTYGTGGLDNRPLFGETSARVTMVSAFVFPHTPPKPVNIFFAICIFLCSITGIILIFWYRQGDLEPKFRNLIYYILFSIIMLCICANLYFHDVGK, from the exons ATGACTGAAGAAGCCAGTCCGTTTATCATGGAGGACTACACCACCAGAACCTATGGAACTGGGGGCCTAGACAACAGACCTTTGTTTGGGGAGACCTCAGCAAGA GTAACAATGGTCAGCGCTTTTGTTTTTCCACATACCCCACCGAAACCAGTGAATATCTTCTTTGCCATCTGCATTTTCTTGTGCTCAATAACTGGAATTATTTTA ATTTTCTGGTACAGACAAGGTGATCTAGAACCAAAATTTAGAAATCTCatctattatattttgttttcaattatCATGTTATGCATATGTGCCAACCTATATTTTCATGATGTGGGGAAATGA
- the dclre1c.S gene encoding protein artemis isoform X4, producing the protein MKQQVMFLFQGNGGTVLYTGDFRLAKGEVARMELLHSGNRVKDIESVYLDTTFCDPKYFQIPSREECLFGILELVRSWITLSPYHVVWLNCKAAYGYEYLFTNLSEEFGAKVHVNMLDMFKNMPEILCHITTDRRTQIHACRHPVNEAFMRGNRMPCGMLSDDGIPLHVISIKPSTMWFGERTRKTNVIVRTGESSYRACFSFHSSYSEIKDFLGYILPMNVYPNVIPVGKSIEYVESILKPLCRSYSDSSVVKYKPLGALKRVRHVDAQDTDKDGIDSLFDDYPLTHVRNKIARDLHWNSKQCGPISSAVHKENARPAGNPTDMSVNTVLPVDYIDCEESNGEDEDEEEEGTEEASSKIIETSQVETASRNSGDIDLKQATTNAEESDVPEWSSFFRPQILGKVDVSDTDTEHNPASGDGMASLSPKLFSDSDDDSTHISSMNSSQSTHISEQGSQGWDSQADTVLLSSQEKRAAELCVTHRYSTLSAIDESAIPEASGVNESPNLKLNDQTVDLVTTSPTKVFGIPKAKYTDDSSLLNSELKSDSQSSSDFDIPSTPGTEQPQADKLQHVYKRLAMGDNVL; encoded by the exons ATGAAGCAACAGGTGAT GTTTTTGTTCCAAGGAAACGGCGGCACCGTTCTGTATACAGGTGATTTTCGGCTTGCAAAAGGAGAAGTGGCGCGTATGGAGCTTCTACACTCAGGAAACAG agtgaaaGACATAGAGAGTGTTTATTTGGATACTACGTTTTGTGACCCTAAATATTTTCAGATTCCTAGCAGG gaaGAATGCTTGTTTGGAATTTTGGAGCTGGTTCGAAGTTGGATCACACTGAGTCCTTATCATGTTGTGTGGCTCAACTGTAAAGCAGCTTACGGCTATGAGTATTTATTCACAAACCTTAGTGAGGAATTTGGAGCAAAG GTCCATGTGAATATGTTAGACATGTTTAAAAACATGCCTGAAATCCTGTGTCATATAACAACTGACCGCCGGACACAAATACATGCCTGCCGACATCCTGTG AATGAAGCGTTCATGCGAGGTAATAGGATGCCCTGTGGAATGCTCTCAGATGATGGCATCCCTCTACATGTCATCAGCATTAAACCATCCACTATGTGGTTTGGGGAAAGGACCAGGAAGACCAATGTGATTGTAAG GACTGGAGAGAGTTCCTATCGTGCTTGTTTTTCTTTCCATTCCTCATACAGTGAG ATTAAAGATTTCCTGGGATACATCCTGCCCATGAATGTTTATCCTAATGTGATTCCTGTGGGGAAATCAATAGAATATGTAGAAAGCAT CTTAAAACCTCTATGTAGATCTTATTCTGACAGTTCAGTGGTAAAGTATAAACCACTTGGAGCCCTGAAGAGAGTGAGACATGTGGATGCTCAAGACACAG ATAAAGATGGTATTGATTCTTTATTTGATGATTATCCATTGACTCATGTGAGGAACAAGATTGCCCGAGATCTCCACTGGAACTCAAAACAGTGTGGCCCTATTTCATCTGCAGTCCACAAAGAGAATGCCAGACCTGCAGGTAACCCCACTGACATGTCAGTCAACACAGTCTTGCCGGTAGACTATATTGACTGTGAGGAATCTAATGGGGAGGACGAAGATGAGGAGGAAGAAGGTACGGAAGAAGCATCCTCTAAGATAATAGAAACTTCACAAGTTGAGACTGCTTCCAGGAATTCTGGTGACATTGACTTAAAACAAGCAACAACTAATGCAGAGGAAAGTGATGTACCTGAATGGAGTTCCTTCTTCAGGCCTCAAATCTTGGGAAAGGTTGATGTCTCAGATACAGATACAGAACATAATCCAGCATCTGGAGATGGTATGGCTTCCCTCTCACCAAAATTGTTCAGCGATTCCGATGATGATTCTACTCATATTTCCTCCATGAATTCCTCTCAGTCAACTCACATCTCTGAACAAGGTAGTCAAGGATGGGACAGTCAAGCTGACACTGTCCTGCTATCTTCTCAGGAAAAGAGAGCTGCAGAACTGTGTGTTACACATAGATATTCTACTCTATCTGCTATTGATGAGTCGGCGATTCCTGAAGCCTCCGGAGTTAATGAGTCTCCAAACCTGAAGCTCAATGATCAAACTGTTGACCTTGTGACCACATCTCCTACTAAAGTATTTGGAATTCCTAAGGCAAAATACACAGACGATAGTTCATTACTGAACTCTGAGCTAAAGTCAGACTCCCAAAGTTCTTCTGATTTTGACATTCCTTCTACTCCTGGAACTGAACAACCACAAGCAGATAAACTGCAACATGTGTATAAGAGGCTTGCAATGGgagataatgttttatag
- the dclre1c.S gene encoding protein artemis isoform X1, with protein sequence MSSFPGRMKEYPDISIDRFDRENLSAKAYFLSHCHKDHMKGLRAPFLKRRLQCSLKVNLYCSPVTKELLLTNPKYAFWENRMISIEIDTPTQISLVDEATGDKEDVVVTLLPAGHCPGSVMFLFQGNGGTVLYTGDFRLAKGEVARMELLHSGNRVKDIESVYLDTTFCDPKYFQIPSREECLFGILELVRSWITLSPYHVVWLNCKAAYGYEYLFTNLSEEFGAKVHVNMLDMFKNMPEILCHITTDRRTQIHACRHPVNEAFMRGNRMPCGMLSDDGIPLHVISIKPSTMWFGERTRKTNVIVRTGESSYRACFSFHSSYSEIKDFLGYILPMNVYPNVIPVGKSIEYVESILKPLCRSYSDSSVVKYKPLGALKRVRHVDAQDTDKDGIDSLFDDYPLTHVRNKIARDLHWNSKQCGPISSAVHKENARPAGNPTDMSVNTVLPVDYIDCEESNGEDEDEEEEGTEEASSKIIETSQVETASRNSGDIDLKQATTNAEESDVPEWSSFFRPQILGKVDVSDTDTEHNPASGDGMASLSPKLFSDSDDDSTHISSMNSSQSTHISEQGSQGWDSQADTVLLSSQEKRAAELCVTHRYSTLSAIDESAIPEASGVNESPNLKLNDQTVDLVTTSPTKVFGIPKAKYTDDSSLLNSELKSDSQSSSDFDIPSTPGTEQPQADKLQHVYKRLAMGDNVL encoded by the exons ATGAGTTCTTTCCCGGGGCGTATGAAGGAGTATCCTGACATTTCCATCGATAGGTTTGATAGGGAAAACTTGTCTGCTAAGGCTTACTTCTTATCTCACTGCCACAAAG ACCACATGAAAGGACTGAGGGCTCCGTTTCTGAAACGAAGACTGCAGTGTAG cCTTAAGGTTAACCTGTACTGTTCCCCAGTCACAAAAGAACTTCTTCTCACAAATCCAAAGTATGCATTCTGGGAAAATCGTATG atATCTATTGAGATTGACACTCCAACTCAGATTTCTTTGGTCGATGAAGCAACAGGTGAT AAAGAAGATGTTGTGGTCACACTTTTACCTGCAGGTCACTGTCCAGGATCAGTAAT GTTTTTGTTCCAAGGAAACGGCGGCACCGTTCTGTATACAGGTGATTTTCGGCTTGCAAAAGGAGAAGTGGCGCGTATGGAGCTTCTACACTCAGGAAACAG agtgaaaGACATAGAGAGTGTTTATTTGGATACTACGTTTTGTGACCCTAAATATTTTCAGATTCCTAGCAGG gaaGAATGCTTGTTTGGAATTTTGGAGCTGGTTCGAAGTTGGATCACACTGAGTCCTTATCATGTTGTGTGGCTCAACTGTAAAGCAGCTTACGGCTATGAGTATTTATTCACAAACCTTAGTGAGGAATTTGGAGCAAAG GTCCATGTGAATATGTTAGACATGTTTAAAAACATGCCTGAAATCCTGTGTCATATAACAACTGACCGCCGGACACAAATACATGCCTGCCGACATCCTGTG AATGAAGCGTTCATGCGAGGTAATAGGATGCCCTGTGGAATGCTCTCAGATGATGGCATCCCTCTACATGTCATCAGCATTAAACCATCCACTATGTGGTTTGGGGAAAGGACCAGGAAGACCAATGTGATTGTAAG GACTGGAGAGAGTTCCTATCGTGCTTGTTTTTCTTTCCATTCCTCATACAGTGAG ATTAAAGATTTCCTGGGATACATCCTGCCCATGAATGTTTATCCTAATGTGATTCCTGTGGGGAAATCAATAGAATATGTAGAAAGCAT CTTAAAACCTCTATGTAGATCTTATTCTGACAGTTCAGTGGTAAAGTATAAACCACTTGGAGCCCTGAAGAGAGTGAGACATGTGGATGCTCAAGACACAG ATAAAGATGGTATTGATTCTTTATTTGATGATTATCCATTGACTCATGTGAGGAACAAGATTGCCCGAGATCTCCACTGGAACTCAAAACAGTGTGGCCCTATTTCATCTGCAGTCCACAAAGAGAATGCCAGACCTGCAGGTAACCCCACTGACATGTCAGTCAACACAGTCTTGCCGGTAGACTATATTGACTGTGAGGAATCTAATGGGGAGGACGAAGATGAGGAGGAAGAAGGTACGGAAGAAGCATCCTCTAAGATAATAGAAACTTCACAAGTTGAGACTGCTTCCAGGAATTCTGGTGACATTGACTTAAAACAAGCAACAACTAATGCAGAGGAAAGTGATGTACCTGAATGGAGTTCCTTCTTCAGGCCTCAAATCTTGGGAAAGGTTGATGTCTCAGATACAGATACAGAACATAATCCAGCATCTGGAGATGGTATGGCTTCCCTCTCACCAAAATTGTTCAGCGATTCCGATGATGATTCTACTCATATTTCCTCCATGAATTCCTCTCAGTCAACTCACATCTCTGAACAAGGTAGTCAAGGATGGGACAGTCAAGCTGACACTGTCCTGCTATCTTCTCAGGAAAAGAGAGCTGCAGAACTGTGTGTTACACATAGATATTCTACTCTATCTGCTATTGATGAGTCGGCGATTCCTGAAGCCTCCGGAGTTAATGAGTCTCCAAACCTGAAGCTCAATGATCAAACTGTTGACCTTGTGACCACATCTCCTACTAAAGTATTTGGAATTCCTAAGGCAAAATACACAGACGATAGTTCATTACTGAACTCTGAGCTAAAGTCAGACTCCCAAAGTTCTTCTGATTTTGACATTCCTTCTACTCCTGGAACTGAACAACCACAAGCAGATAAACTGCAACATGTGTATAAGAGGCTTGCAATGGgagataatgttttatag
- the dclre1c.S gene encoding protein artemis isoform X3: protein MISIEIDTPTQISLVDEATGDKEDVVVTLLPAGHCPGSVMFLFQGNGGTVLYTGDFRLAKGEVARMELLHSGNRVKDIESVYLDTTFCDPKYFQIPSREECLFGILELVRSWITLSPYHVVWLNCKAAYGYEYLFTNLSEEFGAKVHVNMLDMFKNMPEILCHITTDRRTQIHACRHPVNEAFMRGNRMPCGMLSDDGIPLHVISIKPSTMWFGERTRKTNVIVRTGESSYRACFSFHSSYSEIKDFLGYILPMNVYPNVIPVGKSIEYVESILKPLCRSYSDSSVVKYKPLGALKRVRHVDAQDTDKDGIDSLFDDYPLTHVRNKIARDLHWNSKQCGPISSAVHKENARPAGNPTDMSVNTVLPVDYIDCEESNGEDEDEEEEGTEEASSKIIETSQVETASRNSGDIDLKQATTNAEESDVPEWSSFFRPQILGKVDVSDTDTEHNPASGDGMASLSPKLFSDSDDDSTHISSMNSSQSTHISEQGSQGWDSQADTVLLSSQEKRAAELCVTHRYSTLSAIDESAIPEASGVNESPNLKLNDQTVDLVTTSPTKVFGIPKAKYTDDSSLLNSELKSDSQSSSDFDIPSTPGTEQPQADKLQHVYKRLAMGDNVL, encoded by the exons ATG atATCTATTGAGATTGACACTCCAACTCAGATTTCTTTGGTCGATGAAGCAACAGGTGAT AAAGAAGATGTTGTGGTCACACTTTTACCTGCAGGTCACTGTCCAGGATCAGTAAT GTTTTTGTTCCAAGGAAACGGCGGCACCGTTCTGTATACAGGTGATTTTCGGCTTGCAAAAGGAGAAGTGGCGCGTATGGAGCTTCTACACTCAGGAAACAG agtgaaaGACATAGAGAGTGTTTATTTGGATACTACGTTTTGTGACCCTAAATATTTTCAGATTCCTAGCAGG gaaGAATGCTTGTTTGGAATTTTGGAGCTGGTTCGAAGTTGGATCACACTGAGTCCTTATCATGTTGTGTGGCTCAACTGTAAAGCAGCTTACGGCTATGAGTATTTATTCACAAACCTTAGTGAGGAATTTGGAGCAAAG GTCCATGTGAATATGTTAGACATGTTTAAAAACATGCCTGAAATCCTGTGTCATATAACAACTGACCGCCGGACACAAATACATGCCTGCCGACATCCTGTG AATGAAGCGTTCATGCGAGGTAATAGGATGCCCTGTGGAATGCTCTCAGATGATGGCATCCCTCTACATGTCATCAGCATTAAACCATCCACTATGTGGTTTGGGGAAAGGACCAGGAAGACCAATGTGATTGTAAG GACTGGAGAGAGTTCCTATCGTGCTTGTTTTTCTTTCCATTCCTCATACAGTGAG ATTAAAGATTTCCTGGGATACATCCTGCCCATGAATGTTTATCCTAATGTGATTCCTGTGGGGAAATCAATAGAATATGTAGAAAGCAT CTTAAAACCTCTATGTAGATCTTATTCTGACAGTTCAGTGGTAAAGTATAAACCACTTGGAGCCCTGAAGAGAGTGAGACATGTGGATGCTCAAGACACAG ATAAAGATGGTATTGATTCTTTATTTGATGATTATCCATTGACTCATGTGAGGAACAAGATTGCCCGAGATCTCCACTGGAACTCAAAACAGTGTGGCCCTATTTCATCTGCAGTCCACAAAGAGAATGCCAGACCTGCAGGTAACCCCACTGACATGTCAGTCAACACAGTCTTGCCGGTAGACTATATTGACTGTGAGGAATCTAATGGGGAGGACGAAGATGAGGAGGAAGAAGGTACGGAAGAAGCATCCTCTAAGATAATAGAAACTTCACAAGTTGAGACTGCTTCCAGGAATTCTGGTGACATTGACTTAAAACAAGCAACAACTAATGCAGAGGAAAGTGATGTACCTGAATGGAGTTCCTTCTTCAGGCCTCAAATCTTGGGAAAGGTTGATGTCTCAGATACAGATACAGAACATAATCCAGCATCTGGAGATGGTATGGCTTCCCTCTCACCAAAATTGTTCAGCGATTCCGATGATGATTCTACTCATATTTCCTCCATGAATTCCTCTCAGTCAACTCACATCTCTGAACAAGGTAGTCAAGGATGGGACAGTCAAGCTGACACTGTCCTGCTATCTTCTCAGGAAAAGAGAGCTGCAGAACTGTGTGTTACACATAGATATTCTACTCTATCTGCTATTGATGAGTCGGCGATTCCTGAAGCCTCCGGAGTTAATGAGTCTCCAAACCTGAAGCTCAATGATCAAACTGTTGACCTTGTGACCACATCTCCTACTAAAGTATTTGGAATTCCTAAGGCAAAATACACAGACGATAGTTCATTACTGAACTCTGAGCTAAAGTCAGACTCCCAAAGTTCTTCTGATTTTGACATTCCTTCTACTCCTGGAACTGAACAACCACAAGCAGATAAACTGCAACATGTGTATAAGAGGCTTGCAATGGgagataatgttttatag